The Microbulbifer sp. YPW1 genome contains a region encoding:
- the ccmA gene encoding heme ABC exporter ATP-binding protein CcmA: protein MTATAALTIDRLRVVYGSHRALDDVTLQVNPGEILGILGPNGAGKSTLLRAITGKLRPTSGQIFIAGKALFPGKAYQHSIGFTPQFLGLYRHLTGRENLEFFARCTGVRRHQIAARISQALEEIELADKADVRVDQLSGGMQRRLHLAATLVSQPSLLVLDEPTAGVDLGVRMSIHDLIRRRAEQGATVVVVTHELDEAEVLSHRVALLHQGQLKALAEPQALVHETFGNRQLFVVRTVDMAPPALCDRLQEIGFCRDSDESSEWCLQSDLPLDNLIDHLYRDLVGARDAIAEVSVRRPGLKNVMQHVTGAPTDSAAESEWESES, encoded by the coding sequence ATGACGGCGACTGCAGCACTCACCATTGATCGACTACGGGTCGTCTACGGCAGCCACCGCGCCCTGGACGACGTCACTTTGCAGGTAAATCCGGGTGAAATACTCGGTATCCTCGGGCCTAATGGTGCAGGAAAATCGACGTTGTTGCGCGCCATTACCGGCAAGTTGCGTCCCACCTCCGGGCAAATATTCATTGCAGGAAAAGCGCTTTTTCCGGGCAAGGCCTATCAGCATTCCATCGGCTTCACTCCCCAGTTCCTGGGTTTATACCGGCACCTGACGGGGCGCGAGAACCTGGAGTTTTTCGCGCGCTGCACCGGGGTCCGTCGCCACCAGATAGCCGCACGGATCAGTCAAGCCCTGGAAGAAATCGAGCTGGCAGACAAAGCCGATGTGCGGGTAGACCAATTGTCCGGTGGTATGCAACGGCGCTTGCACCTGGCAGCTACCCTGGTCTCGCAGCCTTCGCTTTTAGTGCTGGACGAACCCACTGCCGGGGTCGACCTGGGTGTGCGCATGTCAATCCACGACCTGATTCGCCGCCGCGCCGAGCAGGGTGCGACCGTGGTCGTTGTTACCCATGAGCTAGACGAGGCTGAAGTGCTATCCCACCGCGTGGCTCTTCTTCATCAAGGCCAGCTGAAAGCCCTGGCCGAGCCCCAGGCATTAGTACACGAAACCTTCGGTAACCGTCAGCTCTTCGTTGTGCGAACGGTGGACATGGCCCCTCCGGCACTCTGTGATCGGCTGCAGGAGATCGGTTTTTGTCGTGACAGTGATGAGAGCAGTGAATGGTGTCTGCAAAGTGACCTTCCGTTGGATAATTTGATCGATCACCTCTACCGCGACCTTGTGGGAGCCCGTGATGCAATTGCCGAGGTCTCGGTACGCCGGCCCGGATTAAAAAACGTGATGCAGCACGTTACCGGTGCCCCCACCGATTCTGCGGCGGAGTCTGAGTGGGAATCGGAGTCATGA
- a CDS encoding polyprenyl synthetase family protein, translated as MEVVHLKSMVNTTLLELLPAKETPPTYLHQAMHYALMGPGKRLRPLLTLLAANVATDSHLLRMACVSELVHTASLILDDLPCMDNATMRRDRPCTHIRFSESTAILASTNLLNLAYGIIANCPNVDASTKVAVSAHLSHVIGSMGLVGGQVADLQNQPVGAKSEVEQLYHQKTGCLFEFSVVTGARLVGLDAEAIEALTRFARAFGLVFQLYDDMLDHSIFAQETGKDVQQDVAKTTLLSLYTPEELRGAFSDAQAMAREQLRRAGHEESLLAALVEQQFATFNGAAQRLGS; from the coding sequence ATGGAAGTTGTCCATCTAAAAAGCATGGTAAACACAACCTTGCTGGAGCTTCTACCCGCTAAAGAAACGCCGCCCACGTATCTGCATCAAGCAATGCATTACGCTTTAATGGGGCCAGGCAAGCGCTTGCGCCCGCTTCTTACGCTTCTGGCTGCGAACGTGGCCACTGACAGTCACTTACTTCGCATGGCCTGCGTATCGGAACTGGTGCATACCGCTTCGCTGATTCTCGACGACCTGCCCTGTATGGACAATGCGACGATGCGCCGCGATCGCCCTTGCACGCACATACGCTTTTCCGAAAGCACAGCCATTCTTGCATCAACCAACCTCCTCAATCTCGCGTACGGGATTATCGCCAATTGCCCCAACGTGGATGCTTCCACCAAAGTCGCCGTGAGTGCGCATCTCAGTCATGTTATTGGTTCTATGGGGCTAGTTGGCGGGCAGGTCGCGGATTTACAAAATCAGCCCGTGGGTGCCAAGAGCGAAGTCGAGCAACTCTATCACCAGAAAACAGGTTGCCTGTTTGAGTTTTCCGTCGTCACTGGTGCACGGCTTGTGGGGCTGGACGCAGAAGCGATAGAGGCATTGACGCGCTTTGCCCGTGCCTTTGGTCTGGTGTTTCAGCTTTACGACGATATGTTGGACCACAGTATCTTTGCGCAAGAGACCGGTAAGGACGTGCAGCAGGATGTGGCGAAAACCACTTTGCTTTCTCTTTACACACCGGAAGAATTGCGTGGTGCATTTAGCGACGCACAGGCAATGGCGAGAGAGCAATTGCGCAGAGCAGGGCACGAAGAATCCTTACTCGCCGCACTCGTGGAGCAACAGTTCGCTACCTTCAACGGTGCGGCGCAGAGGCTCGGGAGTTAG